One part of the Tautonia rosea genome encodes these proteins:
- a CDS encoding c-type cytochrome — protein MNLRILARISVFSLLVVAFGAQVSLGGTAVVEPSAADRGREALTSRSFLKPEWSLEIYERVASLWEDKAPDPNTDPERYALAFARRYGLHPAPFPNDGLPMGLKRSTDPTTGRQGLQVDCLVCHGGSIGGQSFVGLGNSQLDMIGLYQDFFQADGRPIFFTGFTVNTVRGAVNAGQMAAVLISLRKPDLSRRLIPVLHGSKFPETDVPAWWNIKYKETTYYDGRTDARSVRSNMQFMLGEKSREQFEELEPTFADILAYLNSIEAPEYPFPIDAELAVRGRSIFENQCAKCHGTYVDEPSYPNLIIELDRIGTDPVRALAPSDLLVSHYNSTWFAEEYPVDELMTGYQAPPLEGVWATAPYLHNGSIPTLEHLLDSSSRPDRFRRPPSTDFEHYDTDRVGWRVEVLEPVSAEAAKRDRDRSIFDTSRYGLGNQGHTFGDALSPDERRAVIEYLKTL, from the coding sequence GTGAATCTCCGGATCCTTGCCAGAATCAGCGTTTTTTCGCTGCTGGTCGTTGCCTTCGGCGCTCAGGTCTCCCTGGGAGGCACCGCTGTGGTCGAGCCTTCGGCGGCCGATCGCGGCCGCGAGGCGTTGACGTCCCGGAGCTTTTTGAAGCCCGAATGGAGTCTCGAAATCTACGAGAGGGTCGCCAGCCTCTGGGAAGATAAGGCTCCCGACCCCAACACCGATCCCGAACGCTATGCGCTCGCCTTCGCCCGCCGCTACGGCCTCCATCCAGCCCCCTTCCCCAATGATGGGCTGCCGATGGGCTTGAAACGGTCGACCGACCCGACCACCGGCCGCCAGGGATTGCAGGTCGATTGCCTGGTCTGTCACGGCGGTTCGATTGGCGGCCAGAGCTTCGTGGGCCTGGGCAACTCGCAGCTTGACATGATCGGCCTCTACCAGGACTTTTTTCAGGCCGACGGCCGACCGATCTTCTTCACCGGTTTTACGGTCAACACGGTGCGAGGGGCGGTCAACGCTGGGCAGATGGCCGCTGTCTTGATCAGCCTACGCAAGCCCGACCTCTCTCGTCGCCTGATTCCGGTTCTCCACGGCTCAAAGTTCCCCGAGACCGACGTGCCCGCCTGGTGGAACATCAAGTACAAGGAGACGACCTACTACGACGGCCGCACCGACGCCCGATCGGTCCGATCGAACATGCAGTTCATGCTCGGCGAGAAGTCTCGCGAGCAGTTTGAGGAACTGGAGCCGACCTTCGCCGACATCCTCGCCTATCTCAACAGCATCGAGGCTCCGGAGTATCCCTTTCCGATCGATGCCGAGCTGGCCGTGAGGGGCCGCTCGATCTTTGAGAATCAGTGCGCCAAGTGTCACGGCACTTACGTCGATGAGCCTTCCTACCCGAACTTAATCATCGAGCTTGACCGCATCGGCACCGATCCGGTTCGGGCCCTAGCCCCCTCCGACCTCCTGGTCTCGCACTACAATTCCACCTGGTTCGCCGAGGAATATCCGGTCGATGAATTGATGACGGGGTACCAGGCCCCTCCGCTGGAAGGAGTCTGGGCGACCGCACCGTATCTGCACAACGGGTCGATCCCGACCCTGGAGCATCTCCTCGACTCCTCCTCACGTCCCGATCGCTTTCGACGTCCGCCCTCGACCGATTTCGAGCACTACGATACCGATCGCGTGGGCTGGCGCGTTGAGGTTCTTGAGCCTGTCTCTGCTGAAGCCGCCAAACGAGATCGTGATCGCTCCATCTTCGACACGTCACGCTATGGGCTTGGCAACCAGGGTCACACCTTTGGCGACGCCCTCAGCCCCGACGAACGCCGGGCCGTCATTGAGTACCTCAAGACCCTTTGA
- a CDS encoding dipeptidase — MRALPRIRSASAMVAALLLVTSAESAEDPDPAVTPSAARIHAEAILIDGHNDLPWRLRGDGDVGFDRLDIGRRLDSGHTDIPRLREGGVDAQFWSVYIPSEQPNPSQTVLQQIDIVYRMIDRYPDAFELARTADDVERIVASGRIASLLGIEGGVAIEEDLSLLRNFARLGVRYMTLTHNSSLSWADAATDEPISGGLSEFGERVVREMNRLGMLVDISHVSEATMDDCLRVSAAPIIASHSSAYAIAPHPRNVPDAILRRIPENGGVIMVNFYPGFLVPNASERLAEARSRFRNEFPDDDDAYRSALRQWLDEHEDELRGDVALVADHIDHIVKVAGIDHVGIGGDYDGINRVPVGLEDVSTYPKLTEELLRRGYSAEDVGKILGGNALRVLRDAESVADRLQTDTPPDVQQPERRRQTD; from the coding sequence ATGCGCGCACTGCCTCGGATTCGATCGGCCTCGGCAATGGTCGCGGCCCTGCTTCTTGTAACCTCGGCCGAATCGGCCGAAGACCCTGACCCGGCCGTGACTCCAAGTGCCGCGAGGATCCATGCCGAGGCAATCCTGATCGACGGCCATAACGACCTCCCCTGGAGGCTTCGAGGTGACGGGGACGTGGGCTTCGATCGGCTCGACATCGGCCGACGGCTCGATTCGGGTCATACAGACATCCCTCGCCTGCGCGAAGGGGGGGTCGATGCACAGTTCTGGTCGGTCTACATTCCAAGTGAGCAGCCGAACCCGTCTCAGACGGTCTTGCAACAGATCGACATCGTCTACCGGATGATCGATCGCTATCCCGACGCCTTCGAACTCGCCCGGACGGCGGACGATGTCGAGCGGATCGTGGCCTCGGGTCGGATCGCCTCGTTGCTCGGGATCGAAGGAGGAGTGGCGATCGAGGAAGACCTTTCCCTCTTGCGCAACTTCGCGAGGCTGGGGGTGCGGTACATGACCTTGACGCACAATTCCAGCCTTTCCTGGGCCGATGCGGCCACCGATGAGCCGATCAGCGGCGGCCTCTCCGAGTTCGGCGAGCGCGTCGTCCGCGAAATGAACCGTCTGGGGATGCTGGTCGATATCTCCCATGTCTCCGAGGCAACGATGGACGATTGCCTCCGTGTCTCAGCCGCGCCGATCATTGCCAGCCATTCCAGTGCCTATGCAATCGCCCCCCACCCGAGAAATGTCCCCGACGCGATCCTCCGTCGGATACCCGAAAACGGTGGCGTGATCATGGTGAACTTCTACCCCGGCTTCCTCGTGCCGAACGCCTCGGAGCGGCTGGCTGAGGCTCGATCGCGGTTCCGAAACGAATTCCCGGACGACGATGACGCTTACCGCAGCGCGCTTCGCCAATGGCTCGACGAACATGAGGATGAATTGCGAGGCGATGTGGCACTCGTGGCCGACCACATCGACCATATCGTCAAGGTCGCCGGGATCGATCATGTGGGCATCGGTGGCGACTACGACGGCATTAACCGGGTGCCAGTCGGCCTGGAAGACGTTTCGACCTACCCGAAGCTGACCGAGGAACTCCTGCGTCGGGGATATTCGGCCGAAGACGTTGGCAAGATCCTCGGCGGAAATGCCCTTCGAGTTCTCCGCGATGCCGAGTCTGTGGCCGATCGGCTGCAAACGGACACCCCGCCCGACGTCCAGCAGCCCGAACGAAGGCGGCAGACGGATTGA
- a CDS encoding efflux RND transporter permease subunit, producing MFTEFFIKRPIAAAVISILTVVFGGIALIGLPIAQYPEITPPTVSVTASFPGANAQTVADTVASEIEKEVNGVENMLYMSSISTSDGQYLLNVTFEVGTDLDTAQVLTQNRVSTAEAKLPEEVKRIGVTTKKKSPAITLCVNLISPDERYDQLYLSNFASLQIRDELARLPGVGDVAFLGEREYSMRVWLDPDRLASLDLTASDVANAIREQNVQVAAGRLGQQPAPADIGFQYTLSTQGRLLEAEEFGEIIVKTGDDGRVTRLRDVARIELGARSYDVNTYLDGTPTITLAVFQLPGSNAVETAQGIYDRMAELQDSIFPPGLEYRIVYDTTQFIEESITSVVHTLFEAFALVFLVVLLFLQNWRATIIPLIAVPVSLIGTFMFMALFGFSLNNLSLFGLVLAIGIVVDDAIVVVENVERNLALGLKPSEATSKAMREVIGPIIATTFVMLAVFVPVAFISGISGRFYQQFALTIAVSTVISSINSLTLSPALCAILLKPHDHGSTIERSWALPRLAYVVAFAFLADVTLGSGIASALGLEESREWIGRSVAALGGAVAGWFLGLVIDRLLAIFFAGFNTVFDVATTIYGRLVSGLIRVSVIVLIAYVGLLGLTFAGFRAVPVGFIPSQDKGYLVVNAQLPDASSLSRTEAVIQRLSEMVRDIPGVAHTIDMVGYSALNGTNASNIGSMFVILEPFEERAGRAELGANAVLRAFAQQSRKEQEAIVSVFGAPPVDGLGSVGGFKLMVQDRADLGPDMLQGTVANLIDAGTAQPMIGGLFSSYRADVPQYFIDIDRDMARSMGVPLDNIFETLQIQLGSLYVNQFTRFGRNWQVNVQADSPYRLRPNQIAQLKTRGADGRMVPLGAVASVREIGAPTIIERYNMFPSASVVGAPAPGTSSGQVVSLMEQLAGKELPRGMSTEWTELTLLQKLEGNTAIFVFPFCVLCVFLVLAFQYESWSLPMSIILIVPMCLLCAITGIFLRGMDNNIFTQIGFVVLVALACKNAILIVEFAREKEEEGHSRREAAVEASVLRLRPILMTSFAFILGVVPLVRAVGAGAEMRQALGTAVFSGMLGVTAFGVLLTPVFYVVIRSLSGGRSPERANTPSHALEPVETNTPATTG from the coding sequence GTGTTTACCGAGTTTTTTATCAAGCGGCCCATCGCCGCGGCAGTCATCTCGATCCTCACGGTGGTGTTCGGCGGGATTGCCCTGATTGGTTTGCCGATCGCCCAGTATCCGGAGATCACGCCGCCAACCGTCTCGGTCACGGCGAGTTTTCCTGGAGCCAATGCACAAACGGTGGCGGACACCGTCGCATCAGAAATCGAGAAGGAGGTCAACGGGGTGGAGAACATGCTCTACATGTCCTCCATCTCGACCTCCGATGGCCAGTACCTCCTGAACGTCACGTTTGAGGTTGGCACGGATCTGGATACTGCACAGGTCTTGACCCAGAACCGCGTCAGTACGGCCGAGGCCAAGCTTCCGGAGGAGGTGAAACGAATCGGCGTCACGACAAAGAAGAAGTCGCCGGCGATCACCTTGTGCGTCAACCTGATCTCTCCCGATGAGCGGTACGACCAGCTTTACCTGAGCAACTTCGCCTCGCTTCAGATCCGAGACGAGTTGGCCCGTCTTCCCGGGGTCGGTGACGTGGCCTTCCTCGGCGAGCGAGAATACAGCATGCGCGTCTGGCTCGATCCCGACCGTCTCGCCTCGCTCGATCTGACAGCGTCGGACGTGGCCAACGCGATCCGGGAGCAAAATGTTCAGGTCGCCGCAGGACGCCTCGGCCAGCAGCCCGCACCCGCGGACATCGGCTTTCAATACACCCTGAGTACCCAGGGGCGACTGCTCGAAGCCGAGGAGTTCGGTGAGATCATCGTCAAGACCGGCGACGATGGCCGCGTGACTCGACTGCGAGACGTGGCCCGGATTGAGCTGGGGGCTCGTAGTTACGATGTAAACACCTACCTCGACGGTACCCCAACGATCACCCTGGCTGTCTTCCAGCTTCCCGGCTCGAACGCGGTCGAGACGGCTCAGGGAATCTACGATCGAATGGCCGAACTCCAAGACTCCATTTTCCCCCCCGGTCTGGAATACCGGATTGTCTATGACACGACCCAGTTTATTGAGGAGTCGATCACGAGTGTCGTTCACACCCTCTTTGAAGCCTTTGCCCTGGTCTTCCTGGTCGTCCTGCTCTTTTTGCAGAACTGGCGGGCGACGATCATTCCCTTGATCGCTGTGCCAGTATCGCTGATCGGGACATTCATGTTCATGGCGTTGTTCGGATTCTCACTCAATAACCTCTCGCTGTTCGGACTGGTGCTGGCGATCGGGATTGTGGTGGACGATGCCATCGTGGTCGTCGAGAACGTCGAGCGCAACCTGGCGCTCGGTCTCAAGCCGAGCGAGGCGACGTCGAAGGCGATGCGAGAAGTGATTGGACCGATCATCGCCACGACGTTCGTCATGCTCGCCGTCTTTGTACCAGTGGCGTTCATCAGCGGCATCTCGGGACGGTTCTACCAGCAGTTTGCCCTGACGATCGCGGTATCGACCGTCATCTCGTCGATCAATTCGCTCACGCTCAGTCCGGCGCTGTGTGCCATCCTTCTCAAGCCGCACGACCACGGCTCGACCATCGAACGATCGTGGGCCTTGCCCCGTTTGGCGTATGTCGTTGCCTTCGCATTCCTCGCCGATGTGACGCTCGGGTCGGGGATCGCGTCGGCTTTGGGCCTTGAGGAGTCGAGGGAATGGATCGGACGGAGCGTGGCCGCGCTGGGAGGGGCAGTGGCAGGATGGTTCCTCGGTCTCGTGATCGACCGTCTGCTCGCCATTTTCTTTGCCGGGTTCAACACAGTCTTTGATGTTGCCACAACGATTTACGGTCGACTGGTTTCTGGATTAATTCGCGTCTCGGTGATCGTGCTGATCGCCTACGTTGGTTTGCTTGGCCTGACCTTCGCCGGATTCCGTGCAGTCCCAGTCGGTTTCATCCCGTCGCAAGACAAGGGGTATTTGGTCGTTAATGCGCAGCTACCCGATGCCAGTTCGCTATCACGAACCGAGGCGGTCATTCAGCGCCTCTCGGAAATGGTTCGAGACATTCCCGGCGTCGCGCATACGATCGACATGGTTGGTTACTCGGCCCTCAACGGCACGAATGCCTCGAACATCGGTTCGATGTTCGTGATCCTCGAACCATTCGAGGAGCGAGCCGGTCGCGCGGAACTCGGAGCGAACGCCGTCCTGCGGGCGTTTGCCCAGCAATCGAGGAAGGAACAAGAGGCGATCGTGAGTGTCTTCGGTGCCCCTCCGGTCGATGGGCTTGGCAGTGTCGGCGGGTTCAAGCTCATGGTGCAGGACCGCGCCGACCTTGGACCCGACATGCTTCAGGGAACGGTTGCGAACCTGATCGATGCCGGCACTGCCCAACCGATGATCGGGGGGCTGTTTTCCAGCTATCGCGCCGATGTCCCACAGTATTTCATCGACATCGACCGCGACATGGCCCGGTCGATGGGAGTGCCGCTTGACAACATCTTCGAAACGCTCCAGATTCAGCTCGGATCACTTTACGTCAATCAGTTTACGCGATTCGGCCGTAACTGGCAGGTAAACGTCCAGGCCGATTCTCCGTATCGCCTGCGTCCCAATCAGATTGCCCAGCTCAAGACCCGAGGGGCCGACGGTCGGATGGTTCCGCTGGGCGCGGTGGCGTCGGTCCGGGAGATCGGCGCTCCGACAATCATCGAGCGTTACAACATGTTCCCGTCGGCATCGGTGGTCGGGGCTCCGGCCCCTGGCACAAGTTCGGGCCAGGTGGTCTCCCTGATGGAACAACTTGCGGGGAAGGAACTCCCACGAGGCATGAGCACGGAATGGACCGAGTTGACCTTGCTCCAAAAGCTCGAAGGCAACACGGCGATTTTCGTCTTTCCCTTCTGCGTGCTCTGCGTGTTTCTCGTCCTGGCCTTCCAGTACGAGAGCTGGAGCTTGCCGATGTCGATCATCTTGATCGTGCCCATGTGCCTGCTCTGCGCCATCACTGGAATTTTCTTGAGAGGGATGGACAACAACATCTTCACGCAAATTGGATTTGTTGTCCTCGTTGCACTGGCGTGCAAGAATGCCATCTTGATTGTCGAATTCGCTCGCGAGAAGGAGGAGGAGGGGCATTCGCGACGCGAGGCGGCCGTGGAGGCCTCGGTCCTTCGGCTCCGGCCGATCCTGATGACCTCGTTCGCCTTCATTCTCGGCGTGGTTCCCCTGGTTCGAGCCGTGGGAGCTGGCGCAGAAATGCGTCAGGCGCTGGGGACGGCCGTTTTCTCGGGAATGCTCGGTGTCACGGCCTTCGGGGTTCTGTTGACGCCCGTCTTCTACGTGGTAATCCGATCGCTCAGCGGAGGTCGATCTCCCGAGAGGGCCAACACACCGAGCCATGCCCTTGAGCCTGTCGAGACGAATACACCCGCGACCACTGGCTAA
- a CDS encoding efflux RND transporter periplasmic adaptor subunit: MIRIVFSLGRVLALMIPTVLCAIVAGCQSAEPSVVESGPPPVSVSRPLVRPVVDYDTYTGRTRAVSTVEIRARVQGYLKEICFEAGDLVEAGQVLFVIDPREYQDAVALAEAQVEQAKARARLAAVERDRYRTLAQRDVGSRQDFDRAAAAYDVAVAEARGAEAELRRARLDLSFTEVTSPITGKAGAHMVDVGNLITVGKTDDNLLTTVVSVDPMFVDFDVDERALLRYRQNASELRGEELDATRIREARFPVEVGLAVEAGYPHVGILDFADNRIDPNTGTLRARGVFPNPNQLLSPGLFARVRIPLGKPEDAILITETALGSDQGIRFAYVVDVENRVERRLVAIGPVFSGMAVVTEGLTTEDRVIVTGIQRVREGIVVEPRDVAMPMPPGTEEALAVVSEESGTLEVPDLPTVGITEAAGMDEPESSPATDETSSGPDAEVDPASESIPDPDAP; this comes from the coding sequence ATGATCCGCATTGTCTTCTCCCTCGGCCGAGTCCTGGCCCTGATGATCCCAACGGTTCTTTGCGCAATCGTGGCCGGCTGCCAAAGTGCCGAACCCTCAGTCGTGGAATCCGGGCCTCCTCCCGTCTCGGTCAGTCGTCCCCTGGTTCGGCCGGTCGTCGACTACGATACGTACACTGGCCGGACCCGAGCGGTTTCGACAGTGGAGATTCGGGCTCGGGTGCAAGGTTATCTCAAAGAAATTTGCTTCGAGGCGGGCGATCTGGTCGAGGCCGGCCAGGTTCTGTTTGTGATCGATCCGCGCGAATATCAGGACGCTGTCGCGCTGGCCGAAGCCCAGGTGGAACAGGCCAAGGCCCGCGCCCGACTTGCCGCCGTGGAACGTGACCGCTACCGCACCCTTGCTCAGCGCGACGTGGGGAGCCGACAGGATTTTGACCGCGCCGCCGCGGCCTACGACGTGGCCGTGGCGGAGGCCAGAGGGGCCGAGGCAGAGCTTCGCCGGGCCCGACTTGACCTGAGCTTCACCGAGGTCACCTCCCCGATCACCGGGAAAGCCGGGGCTCACATGGTCGATGTCGGCAACCTCATTACCGTCGGCAAGACGGACGACAACCTTTTGACAACAGTTGTTTCAGTTGATCCGATGTTCGTTGACTTTGACGTGGATGAACGGGCATTGCTCCGATATCGGCAAAATGCCTCGGAGCTTCGCGGAGAAGAACTCGACGCCACCCGCATTCGTGAAGCCAGGTTTCCGGTTGAGGTGGGCCTGGCCGTCGAGGCTGGATACCCCCACGTCGGGATACTCGACTTCGCCGACAACCGGATCGATCCGAACACCGGAACCCTTCGAGCCCGAGGGGTCTTTCCCAACCCAAACCAGTTGCTCTCTCCAGGTCTCTTTGCACGAGTGAGGATTCCCCTCGGAAAGCCCGAGGATGCGATCCTGATTACCGAGACCGCCCTTGGCTCGGATCAGGGAATTCGCTTTGCCTATGTGGTGGATGTCGAGAATCGGGTCGAGCGACGGCTGGTCGCAATCGGCCCGGTCTTCAGTGGAATGGCTGTTGTGACCGAGGGACTTACTACCGAGGACCGTGTGATCGTCACCGGCATCCAGCGGGTCCGAGAGGGGATCGTCGTTGAACCCCGAGACGTTGCCATGCCCATGCCTCCCGGAACCGAGGAAGCCCTGGCCGTGGTCTCCGAAGAATCGGGCACTCTTGAAGTCCCTGACCTGCCCACCGTCGGCATTACCGAGGCCGCGGGAATGGACGAGCCTGAGTCATCCCCCGCAACCGACGAGACCAGTTCCGGCCCCGACGCCGAGGTCGATCCCGCGTCCGAATCGATCCCCGATCCTGACGCTCCTTGA
- a CDS encoding phospholipase D-like domain-containing protein, protein MPDTDRIDALLTQTLDDYRLSRSERQAIGRVLDEAQADAATESFWRNRAFALARKALADGGGSEVLDWLEGFEKLLAHRASADREGPAASAAYFMPGDSGPRAIAGLFDRARHSVDVCVFTITDDRITSAILAAHRRGVALRIISDNEKAHDTGSDIRELRREGIPLHTDRDPNHMHHKFAIFDRTTLLTGSYNWTRGAAEFNFENFIVTSDAGLVSAFLGEFERLWDRLG, encoded by the coding sequence ATGCCCGACACCGACCGCATCGACGCCCTGCTTACCCAAACTCTCGACGATTACCGGCTCTCCCGTTCGGAGCGTCAGGCAATTGGCAGGGTGCTCGACGAGGCGCAGGCCGACGCCGCCACCGAGTCCTTCTGGCGCAACAGGGCCTTCGCCCTGGCCCGCAAAGCGCTGGCCGACGGTGGAGGGTCGGAAGTCCTCGACTGGCTCGAAGGCTTCGAAAAGCTGCTGGCCCATCGTGCCTCGGCCGATCGTGAGGGCCCGGCAGCGTCAGCGGCCTACTTCATGCCTGGAGACTCTGGCCCACGAGCCATTGCCGGGCTGTTCGACCGTGCCAGGCATTCGGTCGACGTCTGTGTCTTCACGATCACTGATGATCGGATCACCTCAGCAATTCTCGCTGCTCACCGACGAGGGGTGGCCCTCCGCATCATCAGCGATAATGAGAAGGCACATGACACCGGCTCGGACATCCGGGAACTCCGCCGCGAGGGAATCCCGTTGCACACCGACCGCGATCCGAACCACATGCACCACAAGTTTGCCATCTTCGACCGGACCACGCTGCTGACCGGGAGCTACAACTGGACCCGAGGGGCGGCTGAATTCAACTTCGAAAACTTCATCGTGACGAGCGATGCCGGGCTCGTCTCCGCCTTTCTTGGGGAGTTTGAACGGCTTTGGGACCGACTCGGCTGA
- a CDS encoding small basic protein, with product MSMDKSLKKASGLSRQRNVQTRAERLAILQEDGRWDHDHPVYGLPKTRHRDLAAGQSGPKRPDSSNQD from the coding sequence ATGTCGATGGACAAAAGCTTAAAGAAGGCCAGCGGCCTTTCTCGCCAGCGTAACGTGCAAACCCGAGCCGAGCGACTGGCGATTCTTCAGGAAGATGGTCGTTGGGATCACGATCACCCGGTCTACGGCCTGCCCAAGACCCGGCACCGCGACCTTGCCGCCGGTCAGTCGGGACCAAAACGCCCGGACAGCAGCAACCAGGACTGA
- a CDS encoding 4a-hydroxytetrahydrobiopterin dehydratase → MKKLHDDEIKVRLATIQGWEHVGDMLIRTWQFASDRRGLEFVNQAWAVADRLKHYPEIVLSYRTVRIEVNSRAEGGLTDHDFQLATELNALPDDR, encoded by the coding sequence ATGAAGAAGCTCCACGACGACGAGATCAAGGTTCGGCTCGCAACCATTCAGGGATGGGAGCATGTCGGCGACATGCTCATCCGCACCTGGCAGTTTGCGTCTGACCGACGCGGGCTTGAGTTCGTGAACCAGGCCTGGGCCGTGGCGGATCGGCTCAAGCATTATCCGGAGATTGTGCTCAGCTATCGTACGGTACGGATCGAGGTCAATAGCCGAGCAGAGGGCGGATTGACCGATCATGATTTTCAGCTCGCCACCGAGCTGAATGCCTTGCCTGACGATCGTTAA
- a CDS encoding ZIP family metal transporter — protein MTLALALSCVAIVVVSLLGGLLPLVATLTHTRLQLYLSFAAGTMLGAAFFHMMPEAVALGSAGTLRWAAAGLTALFLLERFFSFHQHEPPSAAELHGHGPGHDHGHEHGHEHQPQLNRGRVESPTLNWAAAVIGLAVHSMIGGVALASAVVADFGTKGTFGAASWGVLLATIVHKPADALTVISLMLRARTTPAMAHLVNFGFSLMIPIGVALFLIGVLLLDAPRSGIVTASALAFSAGTFLCIALSDLLPELHFHSHDRTKLSIAFLLGLGLMFLSSFGESEHAHSSNAHEGHDHAVQTDTP, from the coding sequence ATGACCCTGGCCCTGGCCCTCTCTTGCGTTGCGATTGTTGTCGTCAGTCTGCTTGGGGGATTACTCCCGCTTGTTGCGACACTCACCCATACCCGGTTGCAGCTTTACTTGAGCTTTGCCGCCGGGACCATGCTCGGTGCGGCCTTCTTCCACATGATGCCCGAGGCCGTCGCGCTCGGATCGGCCGGTACCCTTCGCTGGGCCGCCGCAGGGTTGACTGCCCTATTCTTGCTCGAACGCTTCTTCTCGTTCCACCAGCACGAACCTCCCAGCGCTGCCGAACTTCATGGGCATGGGCCTGGGCATGATCATGGGCATGAGCACGGCCACGAGCATCAGCCTCAACTCAACCGTGGCCGAGTTGAGTCACCAACGCTCAACTGGGCCGCGGCGGTGATCGGCCTGGCAGTGCATAGCATGATCGGTGGGGTGGCCCTGGCCAGTGCGGTCGTCGCCGATTTCGGCACCAAGGGAACCTTCGGCGCCGCGAGCTGGGGAGTCTTGCTGGCGACGATCGTCCACAAACCTGCCGATGCCCTGACGGTCATCAGCTTGATGCTTCGGGCCCGGACAACCCCAGCGATGGCCCATCTGGTGAATTTTGGCTTCTCGCTGATGATTCCGATCGGTGTGGCTTTGTTCCTGATCGGCGTCTTGCTGCTTGATGCACCGAGGTCGGGGATCGTCACGGCGTCTGCCCTGGCCTTCTCAGCGGGGACGTTCCTTTGCATTGCCCTGAGCGACCTCCTGCCCGAGCTGCATTTCCACTCGCACGACCGGACAAAGCTGTCCATTGCCTTTCTGCTTGGCCTCGGCCTGATGTTTCTCTCCTCGTTCGGCGAGTCGGAGCACGCCCACTCCTCGAATGCTCACGAGGGGCACGACCACGCCGTTCAGACCGATACCCCCTGA
- a CDS encoding redoxin family protein — translation MIGHLAHRQVHWGVGAIGILLAASNLPLVAAPVSLSPESPATEVRGLDGNPLCLQAPDGGVLAIVFLWTPCPNSNQYSPTLNRIAARFNSDPVRFVGLYVDADLTDAQVAAHAKEYALEFPIGRLGAGRLARELGVETVPSAVVIDDQGSVRYLGRINDQFYDLGRRRQIVRSEDLLDAISSVLAGNPVREPRTEAIGCTLPDFGEAP, via the coding sequence ATGATTGGACATCTAGCACATCGACAGGTGCATTGGGGAGTGGGCGCGATCGGGATATTGCTGGCGGCGAGCAACCTCCCGCTCGTCGCTGCTCCCGTTTCATTATCACCTGAAAGCCCTGCGACCGAGGTTCGAGGACTGGACGGGAACCCGTTGTGTCTACAAGCTCCGGACGGTGGAGTGCTGGCGATCGTCTTCCTCTGGACTCCGTGCCCGAACTCAAACCAGTACAGCCCGACGCTCAACCGGATCGCTGCTCGGTTCAACTCCGATCCTGTACGATTCGTTGGCCTGTACGTCGATGCCGACCTGACCGACGCCCAGGTGGCGGCCCATGCGAAGGAGTACGCATTGGAATTCCCGATCGGTCGCCTCGGGGCCGGCCGCCTGGCCCGAGAATTGGGGGTCGAGACGGTTCCTTCGGCTGTCGTCATTGATGACCAGGGATCCGTTCGATACCTGGGACGAATCAACGACCAGTTCTACGACCTTGGCCGACGCAGGCAAATTGTCCGTTCGGAAGACCTGCTCGACGCGATTTCCTCCGTCCTGGCCGGCAATCCGGTTCGAGAACCTCGGACCGAGGCCATCGGTTGCACCTTACCCGATTTCGGCGAGGCCCCTTGA